From one Molothrus aeneus isolate 106 chromosome 19, BPBGC_Maene_1.0, whole genome shotgun sequence genomic stretch:
- the AK1 gene encoding adenylate kinase isoenzyme 1 isoform X2, producing the protein MRPVPACSGAVDNEHLWDTTWHWNSSPMAEVPWGLCAQTWPHIPACPEKLKQHKIIFVVGGPGSGKGTQCEKIVQKYGYTHLSTGDLLRAEVSSGSERGKKLQAIMEKGELVPLDTVLDMLRDAMVAKADVSKGFLIDGYPREVKQGEEFEKKIAPPTLLLYVDAGKDTMVKRLLKRGETSGRVDDNEETIKKRLETYYKATEPVIAFYKSRGIVRQLNAEGSVEEVFQQVCTHLDCL; encoded by the exons ATGAGGCCAGTCCCTGCCTGCAGTGGAGCCGTGGACAATGAGCACCTTTGGGACACCACGTGGCACTGGAATTCCAGCCCCATGGCCGAGGTGCCATGGGGTCTTTGTGCTCAGACGTGGCCACAcatcccagcctgcccag aaaaGCTCAAGCAGCACAAAATCATCTTTGTGGTGG GTGGCCCTGGCTCGGGCAAAGGGACACAGTGTGAGAAGATCGTGCAGAAGTACGGCTACACCCACCTGTCCACGGGGGACCTGCTGCGGGCAGAGGTCAGCTCGGGCTCGGAGCGGGGCAAGAAGCTGCAGGCCATCATGGAGAAGGGAGAGCTGGTGCCCCTG GACACAGTGCTGGACATGCTGAGGGATGCCATGGTGGCCAAAGCAGATGTGTCCAAGGGCTTCCTGATCGATGGATACCCCCGCGAGGTGAAGCAGGGAGAGGAGTTTGAGAAGAAG ATCGCGCCCCCCACGCTGCTGCTCTACGTGGATGCAGGGAAGGACACGATGGTGAAACGCCTGCTGAAGAGAGGAGAGACCAGCGGGAGGGTGGATGACAATGAGGAGACCATCAAGAAGCGTTTGGAGACCTACTACAAGGCCACTGAGCCTGTCATTGCCTTCTACAAGAGCAGAGGCATTGTCCGCCAG CTCAACGCCGAGGGCTCTGTGGAGGAGGTTTTCCAGCAGGTCTGCACCCACCTCGACTGCCTGtaa
- the AK1 gene encoding adenylate kinase isoenzyme 1 isoform X1 produces MATEKLKQHKIIFVVGGPGSGKGTQCEKIVQKYGYTHLSTGDLLRAEVSSGSERGKKLQAIMEKGELVPLDTVLDMLRDAMVAKADVSKGFLIDGYPREVKQGEEFEKKIAPPTLLLYVDAGKDTMVKRLLKRGETSGRVDDNEETIKKRLETYYKATEPVIAFYKSRGIVRQLNAEGSVEEVFQQVCTHLDCL; encoded by the exons aaaaGCTCAAGCAGCACAAAATCATCTTTGTGGTGG GTGGCCCTGGCTCGGGCAAAGGGACACAGTGTGAGAAGATCGTGCAGAAGTACGGCTACACCCACCTGTCCACGGGGGACCTGCTGCGGGCAGAGGTCAGCTCGGGCTCGGAGCGGGGCAAGAAGCTGCAGGCCATCATGGAGAAGGGAGAGCTGGTGCCCCTG GACACAGTGCTGGACATGCTGAGGGATGCCATGGTGGCCAAAGCAGATGTGTCCAAGGGCTTCCTGATCGATGGATACCCCCGCGAGGTGAAGCAGGGAGAGGAGTTTGAGAAGAAG ATCGCGCCCCCCACGCTGCTGCTCTACGTGGATGCAGGGAAGGACACGATGGTGAAACGCCTGCTGAAGAGAGGAGAGACCAGCGGGAGGGTGGATGACAATGAGGAGACCATCAAGAAGCGTTTGGAGACCTACTACAAGGCCACTGAGCCTGTCATTGCCTTCTACAAGAGCAGAGGCATTGTCCGCCAG CTCAACGCCGAGGGCTCTGTGGAGGAGGTTTTCCAGCAGGTCTGCACCCACCTCGACTGCCTGtaa